A DNA window from Desulfovibrio legallii contains the following coding sequences:
- a CDS encoding amino acid ABC transporter permease has translation MDGLMTAVAAWRTFIAENGLDFVAAFEVTLRISAMAIVGGVILGFTVELARRSMRWARGPLTCYVEFFRGTPLLIQLFLLYYGGPQVGLVLDAEPAGILGMALYAGAYFAEIFHAGFASIPAGQREAAVSLGIRPWRRLWRIELPQMAPLVLPPGVNQSITLIKDSAMLSIITVGELTKTATRIMNASFEIVMPLCLLALLYWIISEAVATLCRGAEARLSRHLTR, from the coding sequence ATGGACGGCCTTATGACCGCGGTTGCCGCCTGGCGAACGTTTATCGCTGAAAACGGGCTGGATTTCGTCGCCGCTTTTGAAGTGACCCTGCGCATCAGCGCCATGGCTATCGTTGGCGGCGTCATCCTGGGATTTACGGTGGAGCTTGCGCGCCGGTCCATGCGCTGGGCGCGCGGCCCTCTTACCTGCTATGTGGAGTTCTTTCGCGGGACGCCGCTGCTTATCCAGCTTTTTTTGCTCTATTACGGCGGCCCGCAGGTAGGGCTTGTGCTGGATGCCGAACCGGCGGGCATCCTGGGCATGGCCTTGTACGCCGGCGCATATTTTGCCGAAATTTTTCATGCGGGCTTTGCCTCCATCCCCGCCGGACAACGCGAGGCCGCCGTCAGCCTCGGCATCCGTCCGTGGCGCAGGCTGTGGCGCATTGAGCTGCCCCAGATGGCCCCCCTGGTGCTGCCGCCCGGCGTTAACCAGAGCATTACCCTGATCAAGGACTCCGCCATGCTTTCCATCATCACCGTGGGGGAGCTTACAAAGACCGCCACCCGCATCATGAATGCGAGCTTTGAGATCGTCATGCCCCTGTGCCTGCTGGCCCTGCTGTACTGGATCATCTCTGAGGCCGTGGCCACCCTGTGCCGCGGGGCCGAGGCGCGGCTGAGCCGCCACCTGACGCGCTGA
- a CDS encoding amino acid ABC transporter ATP-binding protein, which yields METITTPAIRISDVHKYFGQQEVLKGINLEVLPREVVCLIGPSGSGKSTLLRCVNFLDAYDAGEICVDGVLMGYEKHYDGTRRRASEARIRECRRDLGMVFQHFNLWPHMTVIENVTEALISVAGKSKAQAEQKGMQCLERVGMAEKCRSYPAQLSGGQQQRVAIARALAMEPRIMLFDEPTSALDPELVGDVLQVMRRLADDGMTMLIVTHEMGFAAEVADRVVFMESGQVIEQGPPEKIFHAPESPRLTAFLKGWTQRNGHVA from the coding sequence ATGGAAACCATAACCACCCCCGCCATCCGGATAAGCGATGTGCACAAATACTTCGGCCAGCAAGAAGTGCTCAAAGGCATAAACCTGGAAGTGCTGCCGCGCGAGGTCGTTTGCCTTATCGGCCCTTCCGGATCGGGAAAAAGCACCCTGTTGCGCTGCGTGAACTTTCTGGACGCCTATGACGCAGGGGAAATCTGCGTAGACGGCGTCCTGATGGGGTATGAGAAGCACTACGACGGCACCCGCCGCAGGGCGAGCGAGGCGCGGATACGGGAATGCCGCCGGGATCTCGGCATGGTCTTCCAGCATTTCAACCTCTGGCCGCATATGACCGTCATAGAAAACGTCACGGAGGCCTTGATCTCCGTAGCCGGGAAAAGCAAGGCCCAGGCGGAGCAAAAAGGCATGCAGTGTCTGGAGCGGGTGGGCATGGCCGAGAAATGCCGCAGCTACCCTGCCCAGCTTTCCGGCGGGCAGCAGCAGCGGGTGGCCATAGCGCGCGCCTTGGCCATGGAGCCGCGCATTATGCTTTTTGACGAGCCCACCTCCGCCCTTGACCCGGAGCTGGTGGGCGACGTGCTGCAGGTGATGCGGCGCCTGGCGGACGACGGCATGACCATGCTTATTGTTACCCACGAAATGGGCTTTGCTGCGGAGGTAGCGGACAGGGTGGTCTTTATGGAAAGCGGCCAGGTGATTGAGCAGGGGCCACCGGAAAAAATTTTTCACGCGCCGGAAAGCCCGCGCCTGACAGCCTTTTTAAAAGGCTGGACGCAGCGCAACGGCCATGTGGCCTGA